The following proteins are encoded in a genomic region of Diabrotica virgifera virgifera chromosome 1, PGI_DIABVI_V3a:
- the LOC126885278 gene encoding uncharacterized protein LOC126885278, giving the protein MDSMPSTSGNCPSPPKKRGVNLGRHLSSNEKQFIINMYKQIKIDDPGMKITAMVAKIKQATGVANSTIYRTIKEYKQTGTVRCPKNIGGRPAVLSRYDEKVKTSVRQIVHSFFFKNEMPTLNKILSEVNNRPDLPNMCRSTLYKFLKQINFK; this is encoded by the exons ATGGATTCAATGCCGAGTACTAGTGGTAATTGCCCTTCTCCACCTAAAAAACGCGGAGTGAATTTGGGTAGACATTTATCATCAAATGAAAAACAATTCATTATAAATATgtacaaacaaataaaaattgatgaTCCTGGAATGAAAATAACAGCCATGGTAGCAAAAATAAAGCAGGCAACAG GTGTTGCGAATTCAACGATTTACAGAACCATTAAGGAATATAAGCAAACTGGAACTGTAAGATGTCCTAAAAATATTGGCGGTAGACCTGCTGTACTTTCAAGATATGATGAAAAAGTTAAAACATCTGTACGACAGATAGTACACAGCTTCTTTTTCAAGAACGAAATGCCcactttaaataaaattttaagtgaagTTAACAACCGCCCAGATCTTCCAAACATGTGTCGTTCAACATTATATAAATTCTTgaagcaaataaattttaagtaa